One window from the genome of Pedobacter schmidteae encodes:
- a CDS encoding glycerophosphodiester phosphodiesterase family protein encodes MKHSSLIIILMVVTLNGAFAQKKAKTWSKNEVIAHRGAWKAKGLPENSIASLNEAVRLGCHGSEFDVHMTKDNVLVVNHDADFQGLHIEQSTYAELLQKKLSNGESIPTAEAYIKAGMKQKTTRLVFEIKPTKTGKTGDIALADACVALVKRLKAEAWVDYISFSWDVMQRLTEIAPKAHIAYLKGDKSLEELKAAKMSGADYQFSVYKKGEWFAKSKELGLTINAWTVNTEADMKWLLDNKVELITTNEPELLLDLIKKDK; translated from the coding sequence ATGAAACATTCATCTTTAATCATTATCCTTATGGTAGTGACTTTAAATGGCGCTTTTGCGCAAAAAAAGGCGAAAACCTGGAGCAAAAATGAAGTGATTGCGCACCGGGGTGCCTGGAAGGCCAAAGGGCTTCCTGAAAACTCTATAGCTTCTTTGAATGAAGCGGTTCGTCTGGGTTGCCACGGATCCGAGTTTGATGTCCATATGACGAAAGACAATGTGCTTGTTGTAAACCATGATGCCGATTTTCAGGGCCTGCATATTGAGCAATCTACTTATGCCGAACTGTTGCAAAAGAAATTAAGTAACGGAGAGTCAATCCCAACCGCAGAAGCTTATATCAAAGCAGGGATGAAGCAAAAAACCACACGTCTGGTATTCGAAATAAAGCCTACTAAAACGGGTAAAACAGGAGACATAGCATTAGCCGATGCTTGTGTTGCCCTGGTTAAGCGACTGAAGGCTGAAGCGTGGGTGGATTACATTAGTTTTAGCTGGGATGTGATGCAAAGACTGACTGAAATTGCACCTAAAGCACATATCGCCTATCTTAAAGGCGACAAATCGCTTGAAGAACTGAAAGCTGCAAAAATGAGCGGAGCAGATTATCAGTTTAGCGTATACAAAAAAGGGGAGTGGTTTGCAAAATCCAAAGAACTGGGATTAACCATTAATGCCTGGACAGTAAATACTGAAGCGGATATGAAGTGGCTGTTGGACAATAAAGTAGAGTTAATCACGACGAACGAACCTGAATTGCTTTTGGACTTGATCAAGAAAGATAAGTAG
- a CDS encoding DUF4175 family protein — protein MNRNYELLISKINEFTQKFYLNKLLRGSIYAAAFLLILYLLLFVLIYYTQPGATIKTLLFFGSLTLGLAVIAILVIKPALAYFKLSKNLSIEQASTIIGHHFFNVKDKLLNTLQLKAMADASPENSPLILAGIDQKIAELRPISFSSAIKLAENRKYLKYFLAPASAILLIALLAPAVLREGTSSFVQYNKQILPKAPFDFRLLNGKMVVAQGDDLPLKLQLQGNEIPQDVYINDGINTYKLEKESNTRFNYTFKNLQQTKTVTFSAGGFNSVPHVIEVKPRPSVINVNATLQYPAYLNKKNEQISNAGDMLLPEGTRITWTLETKHTSQIRFSVGSKTWLLNALNNSFSCSYLTRESAKYSIIPKNNFISSADSLSHQINVIKDEFPGISVTEAPDSLSSKALYFSGKITDDHGFSSLKFKYLIKEKDKTKMIVAKGIPVKRNQQEGSFFYFWDLNEALIKPGQTLEYYFEVADNDGVNGPKTTKSELKIYAVPSSQQVAEKINENSQALKQKMEKTIKLAAQVEKESKKLGETLLDKKQLSFDDKKQIEQLLDKQKQLEQAVQEINNLNKKNTIEKEENKILKQELADKQKQIDDLFNNVLDDKTKALLEKLQQLMDQNNKDQTQQELSKMQIDNKSLKNELDRILELYKQLEFEQGLQNQVDRLNELAQAQKELAKQSLNKDAQTADLKDKQKELSKAADELKKEMKKLDEKNQQLERPNPFQTPEKEMQEIGQQQKQSEEQLGQNDKKKAANSQQKAGEQMEQLAKKLDEMQQDSAEMENNLNAQELRRLLENLLKTSFDQEKVMLNLRRLNSNDPQYTSNVQKQREIKDNMKTIADSLFSLSKRVPQIETAVNEEMQKINFNIDKSLENLGERNTNAAGKNQQYTMTSVNNLSLMLNEALDQLQDMMKNSKGGGKGKKKQSMKQLQQMQQQLNNNMQKARDQLQKNGNKGSVPKGSMSEEFAKMAQQQQLIREALQKINREENKDGKGGLGNLNQMIEDMKATESELVNKRLEQETMKRQKELLTKLLDAENAQREQDQDSKRESKAGKDFPPSYQKMLEKFKATEKNETEWLQKLPPNLNHYYKNKIAEYFKLLNSGQ, from the coding sequence ATGAATCGCAACTACGAACTTTTAATTTCAAAAATTAATGAGTTTACACAGAAGTTTTATCTTAATAAGCTTTTGCGTGGCAGTATCTATGCCGCCGCTTTTTTGCTGATTTTATATCTGTTGTTATTTGTACTGATTTATTATACCCAGCCTGGCGCAACCATCAAAACCCTGTTATTTTTCGGCTCCTTGACCTTAGGCCTTGCTGTAATTGCCATATTGGTCATTAAACCGGCCCTCGCTTATTTCAAACTCAGCAAAAATCTGAGCATCGAACAGGCATCCACCATTATTGGCCATCATTTTTTTAATGTAAAAGACAAACTGCTGAACACGCTGCAGCTTAAAGCCATGGCCGATGCATCACCCGAAAATAGTCCGCTCATCCTGGCAGGTATAGACCAGAAAATTGCTGAACTGAGGCCCATCTCTTTTTCCAGTGCCATAAAGCTGGCCGAAAACAGAAAATACCTCAAATATTTCCTCGCCCCCGCCTCAGCAATACTCCTCATTGCCCTGCTTGCCCCTGCAGTATTAAGGGAAGGGACCAGTAGTTTTGTGCAATACAATAAGCAGATTTTACCCAAGGCTCCTTTTGATTTTAGGCTTCTGAACGGTAAAATGGTCGTGGCACAGGGCGACGATTTGCCCTTAAAATTACAACTGCAGGGAAATGAAATACCTCAGGATGTATATATAAATGACGGCATCAATACTTATAAACTGGAAAAAGAAAGCAACACCCGATTTAATTATACTTTCAAAAACCTGCAACAGACAAAAACGGTGACCTTTTCGGCTGGAGGCTTTAATTCGGTTCCCCATGTAATTGAGGTAAAACCTCGTCCCTCGGTTATTAATGTAAATGCAACCTTGCAATATCCCGCTTACCTGAATAAAAAGAATGAGCAGATCAGCAACGCTGGCGATATGCTGCTACCAGAAGGCACACGCATAACCTGGACATTAGAAACAAAGCATACCAGCCAAATCCGCTTCAGCGTAGGCAGTAAAACATGGCTGTTGAACGCCTTAAATAATTCCTTTTCGTGTAGCTACCTCACTCGTGAAAGCGCGAAATACAGCATTATTCCAAAAAATAATTTTATCAGCAGCGCAGATTCACTGAGCCACCAGATCAACGTGATCAAAGATGAGTTCCCGGGGATATCGGTTACCGAAGCGCCCGACTCATTGAGCAGTAAAGCCCTGTATTTTTCAGGAAAAATAACGGATGACCACGGCTTTAGTTCTCTTAAATTCAAATACCTCATCAAAGAAAAAGATAAGACCAAAATGATAGTGGCCAAAGGCATCCCTGTAAAAAGAAATCAGCAGGAAGGATCCTTCTTTTACTTCTGGGACCTGAACGAGGCGCTCATTAAACCAGGACAAACTTTAGAGTACTATTTCGAGGTGGCCGACAATGATGGCGTAAACGGCCCTAAAACGACCAAATCGGAGCTAAAAATATATGCCGTTCCTTCCTCGCAACAGGTAGCAGAAAAAATAAATGAAAATAGCCAGGCCCTGAAACAGAAAATGGAAAAAACCATCAAACTGGCGGCACAAGTAGAAAAAGAGAGCAAAAAGCTAGGCGAAACACTGCTGGACAAGAAACAACTTTCATTTGACGACAAGAAACAGATTGAACAACTGCTGGACAAACAAAAGCAGCTGGAACAAGCGGTTCAGGAAATCAACAACCTGAATAAAAAAAACACCATAGAAAAAGAAGAAAACAAGATACTTAAACAAGAACTGGCCGATAAACAAAAACAAATTGACGACCTGTTTAACAATGTGCTGGATGATAAAACCAAGGCCTTGCTGGAAAAGTTACAACAGCTGATGGACCAGAACAATAAAGATCAGACGCAACAGGAACTGTCTAAAATGCAAATCGACAATAAGTCTCTTAAAAATGAACTGGATCGCATTTTAGAGTTGTACAAACAACTTGAATTTGAACAAGGACTGCAAAATCAGGTAGACCGACTGAACGAACTGGCCCAGGCACAAAAAGAACTGGCCAAACAGAGTTTAAATAAAGATGCTCAAACCGCCGACCTGAAAGACAAACAAAAGGAGTTGTCCAAAGCCGCAGATGAACTGAAAAAGGAGATGAAAAAACTGGATGAAAAGAACCAGCAGCTGGAACGGCCAAATCCTTTTCAGACTCCGGAAAAGGAAATGCAGGAAATTGGACAGCAACAGAAACAAAGCGAAGAACAACTGGGCCAAAACGACAAGAAAAAAGCTGCCAATAGTCAGCAAAAAGCTGGTGAACAAATGGAGCAGCTAGCAAAAAAACTTGACGAGATGCAACAGGATTCGGCCGAAATGGAAAACAACCTGAATGCCCAGGAATTACGTCGATTGCTCGAAAACCTGCTAAAAACCTCCTTTGACCAGGAAAAAGTAATGCTGAACCTGAGGCGCTTAAACAGCAACGACCCTCAATATACCAGCAATGTGCAAAAACAGCGGGAGATTAAGGACAACATGAAAACGATAGCCGATAGCTTGTTTTCTTTAAGCAAACGTGTTCCGCAAATTGAAACGGCTGTAAACGAGGAAATGCAGAAGATCAATTTTAACATTGATAAAAGTCTGGAAAACCTGGGTGAAAGGAATACCAACGCAGCCGGAAAAAACCAACAGTACACCATGACTTCTGTAAATAACCTTTCGTTGATGCTAAATGAAGCGCTGGATCAGCTGCAGGACATGATGAAAAACAGTAAAGGCGGAGGAAAGGGCAAGAAAAAACAAAGCATGAAACAATTGCAGCAAATGCAGCAGCAATTGAACAACAATATGCAAAAAGCCCGCGATCAGTTACAGAAAAACGGAAATAAAGGAAGTGTGCCAAAAGGTAGCATGAGTGAGGAATTTGCAAAAATGGCCCAACAGCAACAACTGATCCGTGAAGCCCTGCAAAAGATAAACCGCGAAGAAAATAAGGACGGGAAAGGTGGCCTGGGCAACCTGAATCAAATGATAGAAGACATGAAAGCCACTGAATCCGAACTGGTTAATAAAAGACTGGAACAGGAAACCATGAAGCGTCAAAAGGAACTGCTGACCAAACTTCTGGACGCTGAAAATGCGCAACGTGAGCAGGATCAGGATTCCAAAAGAGAAAGTAAAGCCGGTAAAGACTTCCCTCCTTCTTACCAGAAAATGCTGGAAAAATTCAAAGCTACGGAGAAAAATGAGACAGAATGGTTGCAGAAATTACCTCCAAACCTCAACCATTATTATAAAAATAAAATTGCCGAATATTTTAAATTGCTAAATTCGGGGCAATAA
- a CDS encoding aspartyl protease family protein: MKLLMGMINFNKLKIYLILLLIQLCAACNLHAQQFYFKGNRNKDAISFTLVKNLIIVPLYINNKGPFNFILDTGVYPMIITEPGLADSLGLKRSRTLKIAGLGKGSEIEAFISNDASVSLGKAHMDNIPTAILKEDIFGLSNYLGTKIYGLLGYYFFKSFIVELKYSSKRLLFREPGAGGKIKGERVPIEIIGYKPYVTLSIESPEYGKKEIKALVDNGASHAISLERLDEKPFPVPASSIPANLGVGMSGPIDGNLGRISALNLGSFTLKNVLAAYPKYDDVAAKIFLKDRNGNLGADILSRFNIIFDYEDNSIYLKKGAQFNRPFDHDMSGMELYLQEDKTRHYFVSRVEPGSPADKAGIMIDDEIVFINFTQASTYSLNEINNLFKSADGKTMIVTVYRNKELVVKVFKLKQRI; this comes from the coding sequence ATGAAATTGTTAATGGGCATGATTAATTTCAATAAACTCAAAATTTATCTGATACTGCTGCTGATTCAGCTATGTGCTGCCTGTAACCTCCATGCGCAACAATTTTATTTTAAAGGAAACCGGAATAAAGATGCCATTTCATTTACCCTGGTCAAAAACCTGATTATTGTGCCGCTTTACATCAACAATAAAGGCCCATTTAATTTCATTTTAGATACCGGCGTTTACCCGATGATTATTACAGAACCAGGCCTGGCCGATAGCCTGGGGCTTAAACGGAGCCGTACCCTAAAAATTGCTGGACTGGGTAAGGGGAGCGAAATTGAAGCTTTTATATCTAACGACGCCTCAGTAAGCCTCGGCAAAGCCCATATGGACAACATTCCTACCGCCATATTAAAGGAGGATATTTTTGGTTTATCCAACTATCTGGGAACAAAAATTTATGGCCTGTTAGGGTATTACTTTTTCAAGAGTTTTATTGTTGAACTGAAATATTCTTCAAAAAGGCTGCTGTTCAGAGAACCCGGGGCAGGGGGTAAAATCAAAGGAGAACGGGTCCCTATTGAAATCATTGGTTATAAGCCCTACGTTACGCTTAGCATCGAAAGTCCCGAATATGGGAAAAAGGAGATTAAAGCACTCGTAGATAACGGCGCCAGTCATGCCATTTCGTTAGAAAGACTGGATGAAAAACCTTTTCCGGTTCCTGCCTCATCTATCCCCGCCAATTTGGGCGTTGGCATGAGCGGTCCTATTGATGGCAACCTGGGCCGCATATCGGCCTTAAACCTGGGCAGCTTTACCCTCAAAAATGTGCTGGCAGCTTATCCTAAATACGATGATGTTGCCGCCAAGATTTTCCTAAAAGATAGAAACGGTAACCTGGGCGCCGATATTCTCAGTCGTTTTAATATCATATTCGATTACGAGGATAATTCCATTTATTTAAAAAAAGGCGCGCAGTTTAACCGACCTTTTGATCATGATATGTCGGGTATGGAACTGTACCTTCAGGAAGATAAAACCAGACACTACTTCGTAAGCCGGGTAGAGCCGGGCTCTCCGGCCGATAAAGCAGGAATAATGATCGACGATGAGATCGTGTTCATCAATTTTACACAAGCCTCAACCTATAGCCTTAACGAGATCAATAATCTTTTCAAGTCGGCGGATGGGAAAACCATGATCGTTACCGTTTACCGCAACAAGGAACTGGTGGTGAAGGTATTCAAGCTTAAACAAAGAATTTAA
- a CDS encoding cold-shock protein, translated as MQEGTVKFFNVTKGFGFIIPTNGDNEIFVHSTGLIDEIRENDKVEYDVENGKKGLNAINVKVI; from the coding sequence ATGCAAGAAGGAACAGTAAAATTTTTTAATGTAACTAAAGGTTTCGGATTTATTATCCCTACAAACGGAGATAACGAGATCTTTGTACATTCAACAGGCCTTATCGACGAAATTCGTGAAAACGACAAAGTTGAGTATGACGTTGAAAACGGCAAAAAAGGGTTGAATGCGATTAATGTTAAAGTAATCTAG
- the mnmG gene encoding tRNA uridine-5-carboxymethylaminomethyl(34) synthesis enzyme MnmG: MFKEYDVIVVGAGHAGCEAAAAAANLGSSVLLITMNMETIAQMSCNPAMGGVAKGQIVREIDAMGGYSGIISDKTTLQFRMLNLSKGPAMWSPRTQNDRKRFAEEWRLALERTPNVDFWQDMVSSLIIKNNTVVGVKTAIGVEIKAKSVVLTNGTFLNGLIHIGEKKFGGGRTGEKAATGLTEQLTELGFEAGRMKTGTPPRIDGRSLNYSVMEEQWGDQNPGRFSYTNVELPTEQRCCWITYTNANVHETLKEGFEKSPMFTGRIKGLGPRYCPSIEDKINRFAERERHQIFVEPEGWNTCEIYVNGFSTSLPEDVQYRALIQIPGFENARMFRPGYAIEYDYFPPTQLSLTLETKLISNLFFAGQINGTTGYEEAASQGFIAGINAHQKVFDKHELIMKRSESYIGVLIDDLVTKGTEEPYRMFTSRAEHRLLLRQDNADIRLSPIGHQLGLISDERLDIVHKKVENSDAIVAFAKKQGIEMSSANAMLEDLGTSTLNQNVKIFSLLSRPQVGIDDVRKVSPALNELLNQFDKETIEQAEIKIKYESYFEKEQEIVNKMQKMEDKDINPNFDYSQLVSLSKEAREKLLKIKPRTLGQASRISGVSPSDISVLMVHISK, translated from the coding sequence ATGTTTAAAGAATATGATGTAATAGTTGTAGGTGCCGGACATGCCGGATGTGAAGCAGCAGCGGCAGCAGCCAATCTGGGCTCCTCTGTTTTGCTCATCACCATGAACATGGAAACCATCGCCCAGATGAGTTGTAACCCGGCAATGGGTGGCGTAGCAAAAGGGCAAATTGTACGCGAAATAGACGCAATGGGTGGATATTCGGGTATAATAAGCGATAAAACTACCCTGCAATTCAGAATGCTCAACCTCTCTAAAGGCCCCGCTATGTGGAGTCCCAGAACACAAAATGACAGAAAACGGTTCGCAGAAGAATGGCGTCTTGCACTCGAACGCACCCCAAATGTCGACTTCTGGCAAGATATGGTGAGTAGCTTAATTATCAAAAACAATACCGTAGTTGGCGTAAAAACTGCCATAGGTGTAGAGATCAAAGCCAAGTCAGTTGTGCTTACCAATGGCACATTTTTAAATGGCTTAATCCATATCGGAGAAAAGAAATTTGGAGGTGGCAGAACCGGAGAAAAAGCAGCTACAGGACTGACAGAACAATTGACAGAACTGGGCTTCGAAGCAGGAAGAATGAAGACTGGTACCCCACCCCGAATTGATGGTCGATCGTTAAATTATAGTGTAATGGAAGAGCAATGGGGAGACCAAAATCCAGGTCGTTTTTCTTATACAAATGTAGAACTTCCAACCGAACAACGCTGCTGCTGGATTACTTATACGAATGCAAATGTTCACGAAACATTAAAGGAAGGATTCGAAAAATCTCCAATGTTCACCGGACGTATCAAAGGTCTCGGACCACGGTATTGCCCTTCTATAGAAGACAAAATAAACCGTTTTGCTGAACGCGAAAGACATCAGATTTTTGTAGAACCAGAAGGCTGGAATACCTGCGAAATCTATGTCAATGGCTTCTCTACTTCCCTACCGGAAGACGTACAATACCGTGCTTTGATACAGATCCCGGGCTTTGAAAATGCCAGAATGTTCAGACCAGGTTACGCCATAGAATACGATTATTTTCCACCTACCCAGCTTTCTCTTACTCTTGAAACCAAATTAATCAGCAATTTGTTCTTTGCAGGTCAGATCAATGGCACAACAGGATACGAAGAAGCTGCTAGTCAAGGTTTTATAGCTGGAATTAACGCACATCAAAAGGTATTTGACAAACATGAACTGATCATGAAGCGTTCTGAGTCATATATTGGTGTTTTAATTGACGATTTGGTTACAAAAGGTACTGAAGAACCTTATAGAATGTTTACTTCAAGAGCCGAACATCGCCTCCTCCTGCGCCAGGATAATGCCGACATCAGGCTCTCTCCTATTGGTCATCAACTCGGATTGATCAGCGACGAACGACTGGATATTGTCCATAAAAAGGTAGAAAACTCGGACGCAATTGTTGCCTTCGCCAAAAAACAAGGAATAGAAATGAGCAGTGCGAATGCGATGCTTGAAGATTTGGGAACAAGCACATTGAACCAGAACGTAAAAATATTTAGTTTACTGAGCCGACCACAAGTAGGCATTGACGATGTAAGAAAAGTGAGTCCGGCCTTAAATGAGCTACTTAATCAATTTGATAAAGAGACCATCGAACAGGCAGAAATTAAAATTAAATACGAAAGCTATTTTGAAAAAGAACAGGAAATCGTAAACAAAATGCAGAAGATGGAAGATAAAGACATCAATCCTAATTTTGATTATTCTCAATTAGTATCTTTATCTAAAGAAGCACGTGAGAAACTGTTGAAGATAAAACCTAGAACTTTAGGACAGGCTTCCCGAATTTCAGGTGTTTCACCCTCTGATATATCCGTTTTAATGGTACATATC
- the ybeY gene encoding rRNA maturation RNase YbeY translates to MSKASIHFFNEETSYNLKNKKAIKTWVASAIAQEGYVLQELNFILCSDEYLLRMNQDYLNHDTYTDVITFDNSEALKTIVGDIFISIDRIRENAKDLKVSVAEELCRVMIHGTLHLLGYKDKGKAAKTLMTAKEDQYLSLFPKP, encoded by the coding sequence ATGAGCAAAGCAAGCATTCATTTTTTTAACGAAGAAACCAGCTATAACCTAAAAAACAAAAAGGCCATCAAAACCTGGGTAGCATCGGCCATTGCCCAGGAAGGTTATGTTTTGCAGGAACTCAATTTTATTCTCTGCTCGGACGAATATCTGTTGCGTATGAACCAGGATTACCTGAATCATGACACTTATACCGATGTGATTACTTTTGATAACTCTGAGGCGCTTAAAACAATTGTGGGGGATATATTTATCAGTATAGACAGGATTAGGGAAAATGCCAAAGATCTGAAGGTTTCTGTAGCCGAAGAGTTATGTCGTGTAATGATCCATGGCACCTTACACCTGTTGGGTTATAAAGACAAGGGCAAAGCAGCAAAAACTTTAATGACCGCAAAGGAAGACCAGTACCTTTCACTTTTTCCGAAGCCTTAA
- a CDS encoding ABC-F family ATP-binding cassette domain-containing protein gives MSTLIAAESLGHAYHDEWLFKNLTLGIQTGQRVALVGINGAGKSTLLKLLAERFAPLEGKIVKNKSVKIGFLDQEPSFTEGHSISDFIFSLENKQQQLIREYEELIEDPNPDEKKLNRLYEELSEHNAWEYEHEIKTILSRMGITHLQQQISTLSGGQKKRLALAKLLIEDPEIYVLDEPTNHLDIDTIEWLEKLLTTGNKTLLLVTHDRYFLDNVCNTIVELDRGKIYNYNGNYAYFLEKKSEREAADESTFQKNKNLLKKELEWMRRMPAARTTKSQSRIDAFYDLESKTKQRSDNQKVTLNVKMSRQGNKILELNHIGQSFDQKNIINDFSYTFKRADRIGLAGKNGTGKSTLLNIITGFLPPEKGSVSTGETTVYGYYKQGGLAFNEKERVIDIVKSDAEYIKMADGQTISASQLLTLFLFPPKKQHGMVEKLSGGEKKRLHLMKVLMQNPNFLILDEPTNDLDIDTLNVLEEFLENFPGVLILVSHDRYLLDKMSEQLFIMEGNGEVAIYNGNYSEYRISLDTPKEKTESKPKQNTAAVAPTTPTKKLSYKEQRELEESELRITELENEINNLTLSLSDIDNGDYVELQQRTDKIKTLNIELEKITERWLELSENQ, from the coding sequence TTGAGCACACTTATCGCAGCCGAAAGCTTAGGCCATGCTTATCACGACGAATGGCTATTTAAAAATTTAACCCTGGGTATCCAAACCGGGCAGCGCGTAGCGTTGGTAGGAATCAACGGTGCCGGAAAAAGTACCCTACTGAAACTGCTTGCCGAAAGGTTTGCTCCTTTGGAAGGAAAAATTGTAAAGAACAAATCCGTTAAAATTGGTTTTTTGGATCAGGAACCCAGTTTCACAGAAGGGCATTCTATCAGCGATTTTATCTTTTCATTGGAAAACAAACAACAACAGCTGATCAGGGAATATGAGGAATTGATTGAAGATCCTAACCCGGACGAAAAGAAACTGAACCGTTTATACGAAGAACTGAGCGAACACAATGCCTGGGAATATGAACATGAAATAAAAACCATTCTGAGCAGAATGGGCATAACCCATTTGCAGCAACAAATTTCTACCCTATCCGGAGGACAGAAAAAACGTTTGGCTCTGGCTAAACTGTTGATTGAAGATCCGGAGATATATGTGCTGGATGAGCCTACCAACCACCTGGATATAGATACGATCGAGTGGTTGGAGAAATTGCTGACCACTGGCAACAAAACTTTGTTATTGGTTACCCACGACCGTTATTTCCTCGATAATGTATGTAATACCATCGTAGAGCTCGACAGAGGCAAAATATATAACTACAATGGAAACTACGCTTACTTCCTGGAAAAGAAATCGGAAAGAGAAGCGGCAGATGAGAGTACTTTTCAGAAGAACAAAAATCTGCTGAAAAAAGAATTGGAGTGGATGAGAAGAATGCCTGCTGCAAGGACTACAAAATCTCAATCCAGGATTGATGCCTTCTATGATTTGGAGTCAAAAACAAAACAAAGATCTGATAATCAAAAAGTTACACTAAACGTAAAGATGTCCAGACAAGGCAATAAGATCCTTGAACTGAATCATATTGGTCAATCTTTCGATCAAAAAAATATCATCAACGACTTTAGTTATACCTTTAAACGTGCAGACAGGATTGGTTTGGCTGGGAAAAATGGTACAGGAAAATCCACTTTGCTCAATATCATTACCGGATTTTTACCACCAGAGAAAGGAAGCGTAAGCACAGGTGAAACTACCGTATACGGATACTACAAACAAGGCGGCTTAGCTTTCAATGAAAAAGAGCGCGTGATCGATATTGTAAAGTCGGATGCCGAATACATCAAAATGGCCGATGGACAAACCATCTCCGCCTCGCAACTCTTAACCCTGTTCCTCTTCCCTCCCAAAAAGCAACACGGCATGGTAGAGAAATTAAGCGGAGGAGAAAAGAAACGTTTACACCTGATGAAGGTATTGATGCAAAATCCAAATTTTCTTATTTTGGATGAACCTACCAATGACCTGGACATTGACACCTTAAATGTATTGGAAGAATTTCTGGAAAACTTTCCAGGCGTTCTGATCCTGGTTTCTCACGACAGGTATTTGCTGGACAAAATGAGCGAGCAATTATTTATCATGGAAGGCAATGGTGAGGTAGCCATTTACAATGGAAACTACTCAGAATACCGGATCAGTCTAGACACTCCGAAAGAAAAAACTGAAAGTAAACCCAAACAAAATACAGCAGCAGTTGCCCCTACTACGCCGACAAAAAAACTAAGCTATAAGGAGCAGCGCGAATTGGAAGAATCGGAGTTAAGAATTACCGAACTGGAAAATGAAATCAATAATTTGACGTTATCTTTATCAGACATTGATAACGGAGATTATGTAGAATTACAGCAACGTACCGACAAAATAAAAACGTTAAATATTGAACTGGAAAAGATAACCGAACGCTGGTTAGAACTTTCGGAAAATCAATAA